The Epinephelus fuscoguttatus linkage group LG19, E.fuscoguttatus.final_Chr_v1 genome contains the following window.
AATGGCGCCATCTGGTGTCGAGATGAGGTGGTGTTAAAATGTACGCccaacagggttttttttttcttttggaggGATGGTAAATTCCTgtggattgatttttttttttttttttgtctcatgtGTCCTTCTAGATCTACTTGAAAAAATGCTGCTCATCCTGCTCGGAGTGCTCATTTTGCACCTAATCATCCTCATTCTTCTCATTGTGTCCACAGCAGCCAGTGTAAGTTGTCCTGCCACGCTTTATTCAGTCCACTTTAACAATGTGTGGTGTGAATATGATAGCTCAGACTCTAGCTGCTGTGTTGTACTGATCATTGACCGTCATTTGTGTTGGGTGTTGTAGTTGTATAGGCTTGTACTTGAGCTGTGGATGCTGCAGTGTatttaaaagtttctgtgttgttgtgtttcccAGGCCTGGTCTGTAGGTGGGGATGGGAGCACGGATCTATGGTACAACTGCATGACAACTGATGTAGGCTACCACTGCAAGCCAGCTAGTAATGAAGGTTTGTTGGCATTCCTGGGGGAAAAAATTATGTATCGTGCCTTCATTGGAAACGTTCTGAATATGTGTTTAACTTCATGCTCTCTATCTTTGTCTTCTAGACTGGATCCAGGCAGTGCAAGCCCTCATGATCCTCTCCCTgctcttctgcttcttctcccTCATCGCCTTCGTGTTCCAGCTGTTCAAACTGGTCAAGGGCGGACGCTTCTTCTTCACTGCCATCTTCCAGATCTTGGCGAGTGAGTATGACTTCATCACATGCTTGAAGGGTCACACCCCGAGCAGTCGCGGGTGGAGTCGTGAGATCATCCACTCTCAGATCCTCCTCACCTCTCCTTTTCTTCTGGGCTCCTTCTAGGTGTGTTTGTGATGTGCGCGGCGATCATCTACACCGTGATGAGTCCGGATGATGGAACCGGCAGCACACAGTTCGGCTACGCCTACGTGCTGGCTTGGGTggctttccctctctgtctcatcAGCGGCCTCATTTATATCGTCCTGAGGAAGAAAGAATGAGAGAAGGAGCGGAGTGGGAAAGAGGAGGGGAAGCTCGGAAGCCCCCTCACAACAACATCGCACTGTGCCTACTGCCCACAGACCATGGACTGACATCCCAACAGTACAACAAAAGTGCATGTGTCACCAATAACTGTAAACACAAAATGGAGACATTTATCACAGCTGgagactttatttttttgttgctgtatttCAGTATCCATCACCGTATATTTCCATCACATGCTGAGAAACATCACACCTGTTTGCTTTGTGAATTCTGACAAAGGCTGAGCGTCACCACACGTGTTTCCCACGGTGACAGATTGTCTTCCaaatgtgtttatgaatgtgttGGAGACATATTGACTTTTGTTGCATGCTGGCACCCACAAATCCATCATGTGTGATCACAAAGACGAGTAATCCTGCCTCGCTTCAGTACAAAGATGTACATAGTGTCTGTGGTTTTTAGACatatttataacatttttaCATACAATTTGTACATAGTGTTGTCAAGTTAACATTGTCATGCCCATTTACGTGATAGAGTTTTGTTGTCTCTCACAAATCATGCAGCTGTGCCAAAGAGATGTCGCTTAAACTGCCAGAGTATCAAGCTTTTTAATAAAActgtctgggttttttttggtttgtttttgttttttgtgtgtcctACGCTTTGAACCATGTGCCTTACATAGAATATCTGTTGAAGGAAATGAGAAAATCCtcagaaattaataaaaaaaaaacccaataagAAGTCTTAATAAACCCTTGAAGTTCTTTTCCTCTGAATTATCATTTTACTTGAtatgccaaataaaaaaaatgtttttcattttgtaatcGAGTCTTGAAAATGgtgctttttttgtttactATTCTTGAAATGTATAGCCTACTTTGTGTTGCAAGTGTGTCCTGTGATTAATTCGCTTTGTACAAACCCCAGTTTGCATTTTTGTCAGTATTCTTCTAAATAAACCCTTTGAAGTGAATTATTCTCGCTGTTGAACGCTCCAGTTACACATGGAATTTACACAGGTTGGTTAAATGAGTCATGTGCGTGTATAGACAGATCCTTTATTGTACAACTGAACTTTGTTGGAGCAACACACGCTCGCTTATTCTCGctatcacatacacacacattcatatctaTATCTTTAAGATATATGATAAATagtgagtaaaaacaaaatgaaacaagcaTAATCCATGTTCAGTTGTCTTACTCTGAGCTCATATAGCTGATACATTAACAGAATGGCATGCTGGCTAGCAAATGATTAAGTGTTGACCTTCTTTCACGCCCACAGTTCCTTGTAGTAGCTCAATTCTACCACTTGGAGGCACTGTGACTTACAAAACACCCTATTCACCCCAGGGAAACATGAGTGTTGGTGAAACATGTCAGcactacatacacacattttgacatgataTCATTTTAATTACAGAATGCTGTGCTAGTGAAGGAAAAAGCACAGCTCAAACAACCATCATTATTTTGTACATATAACTTCTAATAAAAGTATTTCTCAGTAAAATCGCCTGATGATATGCTCTTCATGAACATTAATCCAGGCTGTGAACAGGCAgactttaaagataaaaaaatagCACCATCTGGCTACAGTTTGAGGACATGGAAACTTGTGCAGACATTATTTCCGcaaaacaacataaatcaaAGAAAACACTTAAATGTGGTTCAGGAAAAATGCCTCAGCAGCAtctctgtgggaaaaaaagctatttttatttttaaatcagacATATTGAGATCATTGGTGGATACACAGTAATGTTGAGCTTCTtataaaacacactgatgtttttGCTAGAGAAGTTTCCCTGACAGATTCTCTCTTCCGTCTGACatttatcaaaatgtttgactttcCAAAACAATATTGAGTACACAGATCATACACAGCAGAGACTGCCAGCACAATGAAGCCATATTACAGTATACTTGAGATCCGTTTTGGTCTCAAGACCACCTTTAGGGTGCATTTTTACTTACTCATGTCTCGGTCTAGGACAAAGAGGACTCAGGAAGACTGTCAAGGCCACAACTGGGGCGATATCACTAAACTGCCTGAGCAAAACTGAAgtgttgaatcagctgatttcAGCCCCTTGTGATTTTTGTACTTGTTTTGCTCATAGAAAGGAAAATTCCCACACTTGAAAACTACCTCTGCAATGACTTTTGATTATTTATCAAGACATCTCTCTTGGCACACCTATACACACATAGCATACTGTATACATGGCAATATAAGAGGAGAATGAAGAAGAATCTTTATGTTTTCTGtaggtattttttttacagaaatgtgGATGTTTCAGAATAATTTGAGGAGTGCCTATGATTTGTATGTTCCActttttatcataagtgtgtcatgcagtgtgaGACTTGCACTGGTCTGGTCTTGTCACGGCTTGGTCTCAGTTTGGGTGGTCTTGACTATAACACTGCTACAATATCAATCAAAGTATCTCTGTCTTACATGTTGTAAAATAATTGGAGACTGAGTTTAGATGCAAAGATCACCATTAGATGTCAGCAGAGGATTTATAGGCTATATGTGCTCCAGTCAGTCGTAGAAGAAGTATTcaggggctgtattcacaaacattctgagataCTGATACTCGCAGAGAGCTCTCAACGTAGCCTAAAATTTTTTTATAAGGTCATGGCTTgagagtgatttaggaaagtacTCTGAGCAAGGAAAGGGACAGAAAGctttaccttagtgaggaggtgtggttgacccccgTTGCCAGATGTGacacattcttttaacagatgtgattggttgtcacagacacacccttttgtgtgcatgtaaggCGTGGGCACCCAGTGGAAATAagatgaactgctgactgtgaaagtgttgtcactgttagtgtgatcactctgctgatggaaggttgagacagactcaagtaATTGCTGCTGCACTGGTGCATTTTTCAAGTCTTCtaaatatcttagtgttgtgatcattttatttctggtgttataGCGTTGagtgggaaatgtgtgcgtaTCCCTAATGATTTCAACCACACAAATTAGAAAGTCCTAAAAGTCCTCCTCCATGCGCCCAACAgattttcaccttaggagctctacTAAGGTCTAAGATGCTATGTTAATAACTTTCATCCTTAccaggacctagtcttaactatGAGGGAAAATTCGAACAAAACGTCATAAATCTAAGAATAAGAATTTCATCACTTGGATCAACTATTAGTACTAGGAAACTTAGTGAATATGGCCCCAGATCTTTGACTTAATTTAaggtaaaagtagcaatacccaCACTGTCACTGCATTCTAAACCCttcttaagtaaaagtattatAAGCATAAAAATATACTCAGAGTCGTTATGTGAAATGTGTCCTTTCATTATCATATATATTATACTGGATTATAATTAGAGATGCATCAGTGTGTAAGCATCACTAAtgctgcagctggtaaaggtggagctaatttcaACTCCTTAATGGGTAGTTAAGCCTGTAAAAAATATCATGAGTTAttagttgatttatattttgtattaatcaTCTGAATCAAtgcaaaagtaaaaaacaaattactactaactaaagctgtcaaataaatccCAAAATGGCATGGAGTAGAGCTTTAAAGAAGCATAAAAattcaaaattgtacttaaattttgtgtttaaataaaagtatttaGTTAAATTCCACCACTGCTTTTATTCTACAGGTCTAAACAAACTAAACTACAGGTTCTAAACTGTGTTTTAACCTGTATAAAGCAGTgaagcagtgagagtgaatgCTCAtggcaagaggaaaaaaattagAATCCTATTACCTATATGTCCACTAGGGGGTGACTGCAACACACTTTTCTTGTCATGCATGTCCTCCAGAAACaggttctgtttgttttctaaattttgaaaagtaaaaaaaaaatatcagaacTCTGCAGGCTGTTGTTTGATTCATATGGCACATAATATAATACATCACTGTTCCTCCCAAAGTGAAGAAGATACATTTTCCCACTCTGCTTGCGTTTTAAAGCGTACAACACTGGGGTAACATGACACTAATCTTCTCTCATGCTCCCTCTCAGAAGTTGGCACCACACTGGATTATTGAAATAGGATTCTGCTGTTTGATCACAAGCAGTTTATATGATGTCTTATACTCAACATCAGGAACAAAGTTTATAGCTGCCAGCTCTCCAATGTGTGCACATGATGTACAACTACTGTGCAAAACAGCTGCTGAATTTCCTATTAGAACAAATTTAATAGTAATGTCCTAATGTCTGCCATGTGGatcatatatttttaatactttaggagatttttttttctgacaacaCATCTTTCCATTTATTTGAGTAACATTTTGATTTCAAACTTTTACTTGTGGTGGAATAATTTTAGACTTTAGTGTGTCTACTTTGCTTAAGTAAAGCGTCTAAGTacttctttaatattttttattatcattggacacatgctgatcacatggtGAACTTTCAATGTGCTGTTCTGTTATACCGATGCTCTTAAAGTCAGATCAGTTTCATGTGATGCTTCAATATGACGTGATTCAGAGCATCCTCAGACTCCAGACATGTTCACAGATAATGCCAGCAGCCATGAAGGATAAACACCAACCTTTTTTTAGCTGCCTACCAGACGCCAAGGTGCAATTACCATTAGTTCACATACTACCCAATGCCATCTGTGCTCACACTTGTATTCACACGTGCACGCCTGCAGTGCATTATGCAGGCAAACAGaattcaccacacacacacacacacacacacacacacacgcacaaagaaGCGTGTTACATCCCACACAacctgtgtgaattttatcCATTCACTAAGGCTGCTGAACCCGCAGACGGAGGATTCACTTCTCAGTTTGTTGGATAAAAGATCTCTTTCTAACGTCATCAGTCCTGACACAAAAGAGAGGCCAGTTAATGCTGCTCTGGTTAAAGTCCCTGGGCATACACATAACATATTGAAGATGTCAAGAAAACTCCGGAGGCCTATAATGGCCTCACAGCTCCATTTCAAACGTGGTTAACCTTAAGGGTTATTTATCACCGGGAGGGTCACCGGAGGGCACTTAGTATTTACTGCAGGACATGTTGGATGGGGGAGAGGAGATTGAGAGGAAGCCACCCTCAGCACCATCCACTGGGTGCTTACTTTGGTGACTGTATAAACACATCAACACTGTTTAACTACttgattaagaaaaaaagcaaaggatATTTACACGTTGACAGCCAAGTGTTTTCTTGGTATCCCAGGAACGCAACAGGATCATTTCCATAAGTCTATGGTTGGGAATTTCTCTGGTGAGACATAATGGTTGTGAAGCAGCACACACAATGGGGCTGCCGTCAGCTGATGGGTCCCTGAATGGAACATGTGAGGACTTCAGAGGAAGCTGCAgccctcctctcttctttctctttagATTTGTTGCCTTTTTCATCCAGGGTGTCTGCCTCCCCGAACAAACCCCAGAGCCTTCAGATGTGGCTAAACGATAGAGAAAATGGGCAAGCCCAGTTTATTCAAAGCTGATTTCATCACGCCCATAAATCTCGGAGAAATCAAAGCCCATCTCATGCCCGCCCCTCTCCTCTGCCTTTGTCTTGCTAATACACATTAGAGTGCGGCTGGCTGCCCACTTTTACGGCAGCCCGGACAGGATCTGGGCAAAGTTGCAAATTTAGAACCTGGAGGcacctttgacccttgaccccCGCCGTTAAATCTTGCCACTAGCGTCCGCCTTAGACCCCCGCCATGCGGAGGAATCTCCCAGCTCCATTTCCTGCTTAAAACTACCTAAAACTTACAGGAGGGCATGAAGACATATACGATGAAGACGACAAGGGgataagacaaaaaaataatctcatcTGATTTGTACTCATATGCACATGACCACAAATGCACCACTATCTTACCAACACACTCGTACAGACATTAAATGCATTGTATCTATGTGTGTGAGTATAAGCCCACAAACACTAAATCACCCATGCTCTTTATAACATGGTTTCACAGTCGAGAGCATATGTGAGACGTTTCCTACAGCAGCCAGCTGTCAGGAGATCTTCAATGCACAACTTTAAAACTGCATATAGACTtcaaaaaacagagagagaatatATTTGGAGTTAAGTTTTAGATTAAAGTTTAAGGAACAGCACCACAGTGTGTATTCACTCATCCCAAGTGACCCTGGATAATATTTGATTCAAAACATTGCTTCTGTAACTTGAGACTTAATTAAAACACTGTGTTGTTAATAATTTAGTGCCAGCAGAGAGACTCTACCGGTCGTAATCGTTGAGTAAGAAGAGAGGTGGTTacatgggggaaaaaaggaggagaaaaaagatCAATTATTCACTGCTATTTTTAAGCACTTTAAGTCTGGTTTCATAAATATCAGGGAAGGATTTGGGAAGAAGTGCTAACATTTGGTGCTTCAATATGGTGCTTCCCTTCCATATTTCTGtgtgtccgtccgtctgtcacacacacacacacacacacacacacacacacacacacacacacacacatacacacacatacctcaTGCATACTTAAGATACACTCCAAAGCTGTGTGGCCACTAGCCAGCAACAAAGGCCTTCTAATCAAACACTGGTGGCTAACAAGGGTTTCTATACGGGTGTGATGAGTCTACTGAGGCAAACATTTCTCCTTTAATTTTCAACAGTGAGTCGGAGAGTGTGTTGCCACTCTCTGGTGTTTCAGGCCTGAGCAAAGCTCCTCCAAATTAGAGAGTGGTGTGACAGTGCCGAGATGCATCACTGTGGGGAAACATGGAGCAGCGGTTACACGGCTGCTGATCCATTTATGGGCTTCAAATAGGCTTCCCACATTTGAGTTAGAGATGAAAATATGCAGATAATTTGAGAGAGCTTGTGAGAGCTTGCGCGCACAGGCACGTGAGGACGATTACACACAaagtggcacaaaaaaaaaaaaagattttaaaacatGATACGGTTGAGAGCAAAACAGATTCTCTTCCATTCACACATTAATGAGGGAGCAATTACCCCCAAAATGAAGATGTTAAATGTATCTGATCAGCTTGATCAtaaaattgtgtcttttctaAAGCATGAGTCTCTTATCAAGTGCCAGGAGACATGCTTGTGAAGTCAGAGGTGACAGTACAAAGAGAAATAATCTGTACTTTATTTAATGGTAAATTAGACTCTTCATGTTTTGCTACATCTGCTACCCATGAGTCATTCTTTGTAAATGCAACCAACAAAAATTAAGTAAACTCAGAGCACTGTTATGGCCTTTCAGATTCACAATATTATTGAGCTGGAACTCTGGTATCTTGAGAATATCTAAAATTGGTTTGTTATTGTCTGACATACTTAAATACATACATACCTGATatacatatttacatacatactaacattcatccatccatccatacgtacatacatatatccatacatacatacatacatccatacatacatatatacaaacatacatacatacatacatacatacatacgtacatgcatacatacatacatacatatatccatacatacatatatacaaacatacatacatacatacatacatatatatccatccatatatatatatatgtatacacacacacacacacacacacacatacatacatacatacatacacactaaCTTGAcatacatacattcatacataaatccatccatccgtacatacatacatacatactaacttgacatacatacatacatacatactaactggaaatacatacatacatacatacaaacacacataacacattgtTATGTAGATCCGATTACAGGCATTCATCAGTCAGTGGGCTAAATAAGTCCGACAGGCGGATGTGATATCTGCTGGCAGATCAGATGAAGGATGGCGGTCGTGCCCTAATTGAGGGGTCAAACTGAAGTAGCTGTGTTATTTCAACCTCACTGACCCTGGCCGGTGGCCCCAGTCTCCCCGGTGGATTTCAGAGTGGATGGGGAGCTGAGACCAGCCGTGCAGTCGGTGTTTGTAGTGGGTGGCTTTGTTTGTCTTCCCAGGCTCAAAACCCTTCTCTGGTGACTGATGATCAGAGTCCTGGTTGCTGCTGGAGTCTGAAATAAGTAAAGCTAGAGTTACACCTTTAGCAAACACTCCATCGCCCAAAGTTCAGAAAAAAGGTGGATGAGACTGACACCAGCTAAAAGTTAAGAGCTAaaaactctctctcacacacatacaaccaCACACATAGGTAAAAGTTGCCAGTTCCCGAACTCTATCTGCTCAAACAGATAGTCTCTGCCAGGATATGTCTCTTATCTATCTGATTCGTCAGCGGTAAAATCCCAGGGATCGCCTGCATCCTCTGATTGGATGTAACAGCCTATTTCCTCCCTTTTCCCCTTCATCACCAGATCACCACAAGCTAAGTTTGTACCAGTTCATCCTCATTTGCCATCAACTGAAAAATGGCTGAGGCCAAAATATCCTGCAGCAAGAGAGCCCTAGGTTTCTTTTCTCTTATGGTGACTGACATGAAATCACATCTATCTGTTTGAGCagatagaaaagaaaaaggcattttaatgatgtttaaagGCTGTAAACACTGTTCTTCTCACTTGAACCTAAATGTGACTTCATTTTGATGAGATTTAAAGTAGCAAAGCGTTGACTTCCTCTGCAATTTCAAGCGTAAGAATGTATGAGTAAGAATTTCCAATTAGGGCTTTAAAGAGTGTTGATGTGATAGAGACCGGACAATGTAAGCAGCACCAAGGCCAGAAAACctttttaaagctgctggcaTAAACCTGTAAACACTAAGGAACCCCAGCTGTAAGCAGCCAGTCTAAACCTTGTTATCCCATAGTTAACCCTGTCATGAGGAATGGTCACACACCTAAATAttaagacagagggagagaaaaagaaaagagggaaaTGTCTCTCCATTTTTAGATGGGGTTAATAGGTTCCCCTAAATGTCTGCGTTGTGCAAATATTGACAGTGTCTCCTACGTCTCATCTTAATGACCTGGTCTGTGCCTGATCTCTCCTCCGGTCATGTTGCCTAAAGAGCCCAAACAGCTGCTCTGCAGTCGCTTCACATCTGTCCTGAGCAAACCCAGACCAGCCTGATGTACTCAGACCCACATTGCTAATGATTGCCCAGACTCCTCGCAACAGAGATGGGAGATTTAGAGGTGCGTACAACTGCAAAAGTAAAGCTATACAAAGGCATGGATGCACATACCATTAGCTCATCATGAATCATTTGAGAACAATCTGACTTTAATGAGAAGTGTGTAACAATATCTTCCTCTATCATATCTCTTCAAAAGATAATTTCATTATAATGTCTGGGGAGGGACGTTATTTAATTATCTGAATAATGTAATCTCAATTCAATCACTATATTACTGGGTAACAACTCTAATTCAAAACATTTCGAGAAGTCAACATGAAATGTAAGATCGAGACAACGATACGTGAGGCTATCGTGTAACTCAATCAGGTTCACATTCCACATAACAATTAGAAACTGTTATTGAAGTAATTAAAAGTTTGGAAAGTTTAGATGATCCACTCTTTGTTCGGGGCTCTTCAGAGAAATGATTTGTTGAAAACCACGCCTTTGCCCTGGAGAAGTTTCTCTCTGCAACAACACATTTTCTATTATGTAGTTTGTGTCAAACTAACAGTTAAGTGAGACAAGCCAGGTTAATTCAAACGTCTCTAAGAGCCTCTTATTCAATTCCACATTGATGGTGTCAGGCAGAGAAACTGCCCCGGGCCCGCAAAAGGCTGTGAACCCTATAAATGTGTTTTGGAAAAGTCTGAACTGGTGAGTGAATTGTTGTTAAGCAAGAAAACACTTAAACACTTACACCCAGGCGCACCCACTGCACAGCTGGCATGTACCTCATAACTGCCAAGTATATCTTTCTAAAATTACTtataaaagcatcaaaatacagAGATAGCAATCaatgattttaaaagaaaactatGCCGAGCTTGGTTGTTTATTCTtcttcaaaaaaataaagggctTCAAAAGGATTTGCATTCCTTGGATAGTTTAGAAAGCCTCAAGTGGCAGTGCCAAACAATGGTGATCATTAGCCATATCAGAAAGAGCACTGACTAATGAGCAAGTTAACCTTTTAACCTGCAGACACAGGGCTCCTGACTGGCCTGTGAAGTCAAGCATGAAGCCTTGTGTCACCTCCATCAAACAAGTCTGCATTTACGAGAAGCATACATATGCATTttaagcaacacattctcagtctgacctcgtcacatatcaatgtttggtcatggactttctttttcctgggtgtgttggttgttgacgttctgggacaccgtatCAAGCAttacctgttacatgcattgtcttctttcaaaataaacttccattttcacaggaaatttaacgtgtctctttcaaaataaatgtgctacatcagtacaacactgcaaattgacctttttttttccttcaacaacaaacacacatggttgggtttcgacaacaaaaacacgtggttagttctaggaaaaaagaacaaggttaggctttagaatcttacaccgctctcttgggtgaaagt
Protein-coding sequences here:
- the pmp22a gene encoding peripheral myelin protein 22a; the protein is MLLILLGVLILHLIILILLIVSTAASAWSVGGDGSTDLWYNCMTTDVGYHCKPASNEDWIQAVQALMILSLLFCFFSLIAFVFQLFKLVKGGRFFFTAIFQILASVFVMCAAIIYTVMSPDDGTGSTQFGYAYVLAWVAFPLCLISGLIYIVLRKKE